TTCTTTTTTTGAAAAAGCACCTATTTGAACAGAATAAAATACTGTAGGAATTTCTTTAATCTGAGTAGCGATTTTAGCTACTTCTTTTTTTTGATACTTAGCTTTCTTTTTTTGTTCTACTGGAACTTCTTTTTTAGCAATCTCTTCTTTAACCGGTTTTTCAGAAGATGGAGGTGGTGAAATTTTTACAGGTGCAGGTGGGGTAGTCTCATTTGATACTGAAGGTGCTGGGGGTGGTGTAGTTTCATTTGATAAAACCACTGGAGGGGTACTTGGAGCTTGAGAGGGAACAGGTTGTTCTAGTACTATTTCTTCTTTTTGTGCCTTCTTTTCTATTTTAGTTCCTACCCATACCCCTATTACAAAACTCCAAATTAAAAGAGACAAACCAAATAAGATAATAAAAACCAAAGCTAATCTACTAACTTCAATTTTAACTTTTTTTTCTTCCATCCCCTACCCCCTTTTTACATTTTTTTAGGAGCTGATACTCCTAAAAGCTCTAATCCATTTTTTAAAATTATTTTGCAAGCTAAACATAAACCAAGACGTGCATAAGTAAGAGACAAATCTTCTGTTAAAATTCTATATTTAGAATAGTATTCATGAAACTGTTTAGCAAGTTCAAGAAGATAGTAGGTAATTTTATAAGGTGCTAAAGATTGAGAAGCAGATTCTATCACTTCTTGAAATTCTTCAAATTTTTTTAACAATTCAATTTCTTCTTTTTCATTAATTTTTTTAAAATCTACATTTTTCCAAGATATTTCATTTATACCACTTTCTTTTGCTTTTTCAAAGATACTACAAATACGGGCATGAGCATACTGTACATAATAAACTGGATTTTCTTGAGATTGTTTTTTTGCAAGTTCAAGATCAAAATCTAAAGGGGAGTCAGCTGATCTGGAAAGGAAAATAAATCTTGTTGCATCAACACCAACTTCTTTTACCAATTCTTTTAATTCTAAAAATTCTCCTTCACGAGTAGACATGCTCTTTTTCTCTCCGCTTTCAATTAAATTAACCATTTGAATAAGGAGTATTTTTAATCTCTCCTGATCAATTCCAAAAGCTTGTAAAGCTGCTTTTAATCTGCTAATATAACCATGATGATCAGCACCCCATATATTTATAGCTATATCAAAATTTCTCTCCATAAATTTTTCATAATGATAAGCTATATCTCCAGTAAAATAAGTAGCTTCTCCATTAGAACGTATTAGAACCCTATCTTTTTCGTCTCCAAAAAGAGTAGCTTTAAACCACAAAGCTCCTTCTTTTTCATAAATTAATCCCTTTTCTTTTAAAATATTTAGAACCTTATCCACTTTACTATTTTCATAAAGGGAACTTTCTGAATACCAATTATCATAAAAAACTCCAAAATTTTCAAGGTCTCTTTTTATATCTTCTAAAATCAATTTTATAGCCAACTCTTTACAAACTTTGATAGCTTTTTCTTTTTCCATAAAAATCAAATCTGGATATAAATTAAGGACCTCTTTAGCGATATCATAAATATACTTTCCTTTATAGTAATCTTCAGGAAATTGTATATTTTCTCCTGAAAGTTCTTTGGCTCTTAAATAAACCGATTCCCCCAAAATATCCATTTGAGTTCCTTTGTCATTAATGTAGTATTCCTTGGTTACTTTATACCCTGTAAAGTTGAGTACCCTTGCCAATGAATCACCATAAGCTGCTCCTCTACCATGACCTATATGAAGAGGTCCTGTAGGATTAGCTGAAACAAATTCAATAAGTACTTTCTTTCCCTTCCCCAAATCTATTTTTCCATATTCATCTTTTAATTCCAAAATCTTCTTTAAATTTTCTATATAATATTGAGGGGAAATCCAAAAATTTATAAAACCAGGATTAACTACATCTATTTGAGAAAAAATAGGTGTCTTTTCTTTAAGTTTTGAAGCTAATTTGTTAGCTATTTCCATAGGAGAAAAATTTAGCTTATTTTTTAAGACTAAGGCTACATTAGTAGCATAATCTCCATAAATTTCTTTTTTTGGTTTTTCTATTTCAAAAACAAGCTCTCCTATTTCTCCAAAAAGTTCTTTGATAGCTTCCTCAATAAGTTCTTTAATCTTTCTTTTTATCACTTTCTAACTCCTTTTTCTCTTTTTTAAGTTCTTTTAAAAGTTCTGGATCTGGAGTATAATCGGGACACTTTATAGGAGCGGTGCTATCAAAGGAAAACTGTTTGACACAAACACTTCTCCAAGCACATGTAGCACAAAGAATAGGTAGTTCTTTTTCTTGATTATTATTTTTTTCCATATTTTAACCTTCCTCCAAAGTTTTTATTTTAAAACATCAATTGCTTTATATTTTACACCATCCCAATATTTATACATCCTTTTAATAATTTCAAAAATTTTATTTTCATATTTAACATCAAAAGAGAAGTAATCTGGTATATTCGCCCAAAATTCGAGCCTTTCTTTACTCATAGGATGAGGAAAGCTTAGATAAAGGGAATGTAAAAGTATAGCTTTTCCATTTAAAATTTTTCTTTTTGATCCATATTTTGTATCTCCAACAATAGGATATCCTTTTTTCGATAAAACTGCTCTTAACTGGTGTTTTCTTCCTGTAAAAGGCATTAATAATAAAAAAGTTTCCTTCCCAAGAGAATAAAGAGTAGAATAGATGGTAATAGCTTTTTTAGCATTTTCAGAGACTCTTTTTAAAACAATAGCTCTTCTCTTTATATTATCCCACAATAAATAGTCTTCCCATATCCCTTCTCCCTCTAAAATACCCTCAACTTTTGCGATGTATAACTTAATAACTTCTTTTTTTTGAAAGCTTTCAAAAAGTCTCTTTGCTGACTTACTTCTTTTTGCAAATACTAATATCCCTGAAACTTTTTTATCTAATTTATGTACTACACCTAAAAATATATCCCCAGGTTTTTTATCTCTTTCTTTTATAAAATCTTTTAAAATCTTTAAGAGAGATTCTTCATTTCTTTTTGTTCCCTGAACAACAAGTCCTGGTGGTTTATAAACAACAAGAATATATTTATCTTCATAAATGATTTCAGGGATTTTCTTCAATTTTTTCATATTTTTCTTTAAGCTCTAACATTTTTTGTTTCTGTAATCCCTTGGTTTGGGGCGCCTTTTGGAAGAATTCTTCAGGGATACCAAAAATTCTAAAAATAAAGTCAAAAATTCCTTTACCTATACTACTTGGATGCAAAGGAATAATACTATAATTTCTATAAGAACCTGTCACTTGTAAAGGTAAATAAACAAGCATTCTCGGTTTCCCAAGAATTAATTTTCCTAAATAGGGAATTTTTTCTATAATTACATCTATAGTTTTAAAGGGAGATACATAAAAAGTAAGATTTAAATTTTCTTTAGATAAATCTACAATTCCTTCTCCAAAAAGTCTAAAACCAATTGCTGATAAAAATCCATTGTCTAATTTTAAAGTACTATTTTCAATAGTAGTGTTTATACTAAGTTCCTCATATTCAAGAAGATTGTTTTCTAAATTAGTTACCTTTCCTCTAAATAGATCTATAGGACTGAGAAATGCAAGAACCTTTGCTAAAACAGGAACTCTATATATATATCCTTTATTTGAAGTTATTTCAAGAACCCCTTCACTTTTTTTAATAAGTTTTTCCTTATCTCCTTCTGCATAAAAATAGCCCTTTAATTTATAGGGTCCTTCTAAAATTGCTTCAGGCATTTCTTCAGGATATAAACAGGAAAATAGATCTAAAAAATCACCCTTTGAAGGAAAAACCTCTACAAAGGTATATTGAGAATTGGAAGTCTTTTCATATATAGCCTGTCCATTAAGCCCACAAAAATGAAAATTAGGTATTTCAACCATAAGTAGTTTATTTCTATTATCAAAAATCAATTCTCCATTTATATTTTCAAATTGATGAGAGGTAGGTAATATCAAATTGTCTACATGAAGGTTTATATTAATCACTAAAGGAATTTCATCCAAAATTTGAAAAATATCTTTAGGTTTTTCTGAGGGTTTTTCTTTTTTAATAAGTTTTCTTAAATCTGCATCCTTACCAGATAAATTTCCACTTAAATAAAGATAATTTTTTTTCTTACTAAGTGTAAAATCTCCTTTTATCTGATGACTATTCCATTTTAAAGCAAAGTCATTTATCTTTAACTTTTCCTCAGTAAAATTCCCCAGAAGATCTACAGAAAAAATAGGAGTACCATTATAAAAATATTTAAGATTATCAAGTTTTAAATAGCTATCTTGAGAAATTAAATGGGAAGTTAAATAAAAATCAAACAAATTTTTGATATTTTTAGTTTCTAATTTATTAGGAATGCTTAAATTTAAAGATGTTTCTAATTTTCCAGAAAAGCTATGTTTTTTAAGATCAAAAACCTCTGATAAATCTTTAAGCTCAAGTTTACCATTTGCTTTTATATCTGTTTGATTAGACTGCCTCTTTATTTGAATCTTTAAATCTGAAGTTTGATCCAAAAATAAAGCATTTAAGCTCAAATAATCCTTTTTCTGATTCAAATCTAAATTAAGATTATGTTCAGATATTTCATGATCACCTAAATAAGAAATTGTGCCATTATCATAAATAACTTTAAAGTTTTTAAATTTAACTGGAGTTTTTATAGAAACTTCTGGAAATACGTTTGAAAACTTTTCGAGCTTATTTTTTAACTCTTTATTTAGTTCCCCATTCCCCTCTACAACAATTTTTTTATTATTGATTTTTCCTCTAACTTTAAAAAATGAATCTTTCACTTTAACTAAGGTATCATCAAAAGTAAGTTCTCCTTTCTCATATTGAAAAGGAAGGTTTTCTGTTTTTAAATCAAAGATTTCTTTTTCATAGGGAACTTGAAAGGAAATATTTTTTACATTACCCTTAGCTATAAGATCTTTATTTAAAAAATCCACTTCTGAAGAATCTTTGTTTTTAAGAAAATTTAAATTGTCTTTATATTTAAGATAATCAAAGTATATCCCATCAAAGGAAACATTATATTTAGAAATGAGATCCTTTATTTTCTCGTTTTTCTTACTAAGTTCTTCAACAAATTCTTGAGAAATCCATACTTCCTTAGCAAGCATATCTATATCTAAATTTTTTAAAGAGAGCTCTCCTGTTAAATCTTTTATATATACATCTTTAGAAGAAAGAAAAATGTTTTTAGCAAAGATTTTATTGAAATCATAAACTAAGTTTCCTTTTTCTATTAGAATCTCTTTTTTATAATAGGGGATTTTAACTAAGAGATTGTTCAGAAGAAGACCAATTTCTCCTTTTATATTTGTTATTTCACCCTTTAGTTTTATAGCTCCTTCTAATCTTCCATTAAATTCATATTCTTTAAAATATTCACGATTTTCCATAAAAAGGGATAAAATATCTATGAAATCTTTAGCAGAACTGTAAAAATTTCCCTCTATAAATAAATCTGGATTTTTTTTGTTAAAATCTAAATTTAAAACTTTTATTTTTAAAGCAACATCTTTATTTATTGAAGCATTTCCTTCAAAATTCAAAACCCCCTTTTCTAAACTAATTTCCCCTTGAATATCCTCAAAATCAAAAGGAAGTTCTGAGATTCTAATTTTTCCTTTCTTAAGATTTGCTTTTAAAGTTAAATTCTTAATTTGAAAAATATCTTCTATATTTTTCCCTGAGGTTTCTATTTTTATATGGTAAAATTCCCCTCCCCTAAGAACATTTAAGAATTCCTTTACATCCTTATTTTCAGGAAAAATCTTTATTAAAAGGCTTTCAATATCTGAAAAATTAAGTTCCTTAGCATTTACTAAAACCTTATATCCTCCTTTATCTTTGACTAAATCAAGAGATCCATTTATTTTAGGATAATTTATTATTAAAGGATTAAGATCAATCTTTGTTTGAGCTTTATTAGAAATTATCAAACCCTCTATATAACCACCTAATAATTTTTCAGAGGGAGCTCTTTTTAAAAATACATAAGGATTTGATATAACAAAGGCTAAATTAAGGGTATCCTTTTCAAAAACTATTTCACTTTTAATGTCTAAAGAAGTCCTTAAAATCCCATATTCAGCTATTTTCTTTAAATTAGATAGATTTAAATTTTTGATCTCTAAGGAATTTTCAGAAAAAAGATTCCTATAGTTAAATCTTCCTTTAAAATTTATGCTTTCAAATAGGTCTGCTTTAGAAGTTAGTTCATATAAAGCTTGATTTTTATCTACTCTAAGTTTTAAATTTAAATTTCTAAATTTGACCCATCCTGAGGGTGTTTCATAATCCAAATTTGTATTATTTGCATTTAAATATAAAGGATGTAACTTTGAAAAAGTTTCCACAAGGTCTTTTAAACGAAAGGGCTTTTCGGTCTTGTAAATTTTTAAATAGGCATTTTTAGTTTCTATTTTTTTGGGAATAAAATTAAATTTTAAAATTTTAGGGAGGGAAAAAATAAAATTTCCCTCTGGTAAAAATAACTCATATTGAGGAGATTTGAAAGATAAGTTTTTAATAAAGGCTTTTTTTTGTAAAATTTTAACTTTAATTTCATCATAATTTAGCTCTATTTTATAGTTTTCTTTTAAAAAATTTGAGAACCTATTTTTAATTTGGGGATTATTTAAAAGATAATTAAAGTTTAAAATTATTAAGAAAAAACTTAAAATTAAAAAAAGAAAAAATCCTAAAAAAATAAAGGCAACTTTTTTAAACATAATTTGAAAAATTTTATCTTATTTTATTGAAAGAGGCAAGAGTTATTTTAATTAGAAAGAAGTTTTAGAGATAGATTTATCGCTGAAATAAAGCTTTTAGGATTTGCTATTCCTTTACCAGCAATATCATAAGCTGTGCCATGACAGGGAGAGGTCCTAATAATTGGGAGTCCTAAGGTAACATTTACTCCATCTTCAAAATGAATGAGTTTAAAAGGAATTAAGCCTTGATCATGGTAAAGAGCAATAATTAAATCAAATTTTCCTTTATAAGCCCAATAAAATAAACTATCTGAAGGATAGGGTCCATAAAGAGGGATGCCATCTTTTTTACATTTTTCTACAGCTTTTTCTATAATAGTTTTTTCTTCGTCACCCAAAATCCCACCTTCTCCGGCATGAGGATTTAGTCCACAAATAGCCATTTTAGGATTCTCAACTTTGAGTTTTTTTAGAAATCCGTAAGAAAGTCTTGCGGTATTAACTATTTTTTCAATATCTATATTTTGGAAAACCTCCTTTAAAGGAATATGTATGGTTACTAAGGAAACTATCATTTTTTCTCCATAAAAAGCCATTACATATTTATCTACATTAAACTCCTTAGCTAACCAATCTGTATGTCCTGAATAATTAATTCCTATTTTATTAAGGCCCTCTTTACTAATAGGGGCTGTAACAATAGCTTGAATTTCTTTATTTTTTGCTAATTCTATAGCTTTTTTAAAATAATTAGCCATAGCTTTATAACCTTCTAAATCTGGTTTACCAGGAATTATATCAAGATGAGAAAGAGAATCTATTTCCACTTCCTTAGGAATGGACAATCCAAGATTATTAGAAATATTTAAAAGAACCTTTTTATCTCCTATTATTACTATATTTTTTAAAATAGAGGGATTTTCTTTTTTAAAATAATCAAGAGCTTTCACAATAATTTCAGGACCAATTCCTGCAGGACATCCCATTGAAATAGCTATCTTAAAAAATCTCATAAAATATTTTTATTTCATCTCTTCAAAATCAGCATCAATTACATCATCTTTACCTTTTCCTTTTGAAGAACCTCCAGTTTCTTCTGCAGTACCTGTAGCTTTATGTGCCTTTTCTCTATAAAGCATTTCAGCAAGTCTATAAGATGCCTGTGTTAATTCATCACTTGCTTTACGAATAGCATTTATATCCTCTCCTTCCATTACTTTTTTAAGTTCTGTTATTTTTTCTTCGACTTCTTTTCTTAAGCTCTCAGGAACTTTATCTCCAAGTTCTCTTAAAGTTTTTTCTACAGAGTAAATTAAACTATCGGCCTGATTACGAGCCTCGGCAAGTTCTTTCTTTCTTCTATCCTCTTCAGCAAATTGCTCAGCTTCTTTTATTATTCTTTGAATTTCTTCTTCTGTCAAACCAGAGGATGGTCTTACTACAATCGATTGTTCTTTTCCTGTTCCAAGATCTTTTGCTGTAACATGTAAAATACCATCAGCATCTATGTCAAAGGTAACTTCAATCTGAGGAACTCCTCTTGGTGCAGGAGGTATTCCCACAAGGTCAAAACGAGCAATACTTTTATTATCTTTTGCCATAGGTCTTTCACCTTGCAATACATGAATAGTAACTGCAGTTTGATTATCTGTAGCTGTAGTAAAAATTTGACTTCTTCTGGTGGGGATAGTGGTTCCTCTGGGAATTATAACTGTAAATACTCCTCCAAGAGTTTCGATACCAAGAGAAAGAGGAGTGACATCTAAGAGTAGGACATCTTTCACCTCTCCTTTTAATACACCAGCTTGAATAGCTGCACCCATAGCCACTACTTCATCTGGATTCACTCCTTTAACAGGTTCTTTTCCAAAAATTTCTTTTACTTTTTGCTGAACCCTTGGCATACGTGTCATCCCGCCAATAAGAATCACCTCACTTATATCCTTAGGAGTAACCCCTGCATCTTGCATGGCTATACGACAAGGTTCTTCAAGCTTATCAATAAGGTCTTCAACTAAACTTTCAAGCTTAGCTCTGGTAAGCTTCATTATTAAATGTTTTGGACCAGAAGCATCTGCTGTAATAAAAGGAAGATTAATTTCTGTTTCTAAAGTGCTTGAAAGCTCAATTTTAGCTTTTTCTGCAGCTTCTTTTAATCTTTGTAAAGCCATTTTATCTTTTCTTAAATCTATACCATGCTCTTTTTTAAACTCTTCTGCAATATAGTCTACAATCCTCATATCAAAATCTTCTCCGCCTAAGAAAGTATCTCCTGAGGTTGCTTTTACTTCAAAAACTCCCTCTCCAATTTCTAAAATGGAGATATCAAAAGTTCCTCCTCCAAGATCAAAAACAGCAACTAATCCCTCTTTTTTCTTTTCAAGACCATAAGCTAAACATGCTGCTGTAGGTTCATTAATTATTCTTATGACATTAAGCCCTGCAATTCTTCCTGCATCTTTAGTAGCTTGTCTTTGAGTATCATCAAAATAAGCTGGAACAGTAATAACTACATCTTTAACTTCCTGTCCAAGATATTCTTCTAAATCCTGTTTAATTTTTCTTAAAATCATAGCAGAAATTTCTGGAGGACTATACCTTTTTCCTCTTATTTCTACATGAGCATCTCCATTAGGTGCTTCTACAATTTTATAAGGAACTCTTTTTCTCCATTCTTGCACTACAGGATCATTAAATTTTCTTCCCATGAGTCTTTTAATGCCATAAATAGTATTTTCAGCATTTATTATAGCTTGTCTCTTAGCTGGAAGTCCTACTAAGATTTCTCCATTTTCTTGAAATGCTACCACAGAAGGTGTAGTTCTTGTCCCTTCGCGATTAGGGATTACTTTAGGTTCTCCTCCCTCAAGAATAGCTACACAAGAATTGGTAGTTCCTAAATCAATCCCAACAATTGGTGTTTTTCCTGCCATTTTTTCTCCCCTCCTTTAAATAAATTTATTCATTTTCTATTATATTTTCTTCCTCTTCCTGAGTTGGTTCTTCTTTAACTTCTTTTTTACCTGTACACACACATACAAGTGCAGGTCTTATAATTTTATCATAAAGTTTATATCCCTTTTGATAAACCTTAGTTATACCACCATTAGGTATTTCAGGATGTTCTTCTGTAGATAAAGCTTCATGTAAATAAGGCTTAAAAGGCTCTCCTATAGAAGGTACAAATTGTTGTAATCCAAATTTTTCTAAGGTTTGAATTATAGCTCTCAAGGTTAATTCTACTCCCTCTTTTAGAGCTTCTTTATTTTCGGATTTTTCAAAAGCTTCTAAAGCCCTTTCCAAATTATCAATACTTGGTAAAAGTTCTTTAAATACTGTCTCTAAAGCAAATTTATAATATTCTTCTTTTTCTCTTTTAAAAGCTTTTTTTAAATTCTCAAGTTCAGCAGCGTATCGTAAAGCAAGATCTTTCCAATATTTAATTTCTTCCTCTTTTTGTTTTAATTGTTCTTCTTTTTGTATTTCCTCTTGAAGTTCCTTATTTTCAGTGCTAACTTGAGTTTCTTTTACCAATTCTTCCATTACAAAAACCCCCAAAAACTTTACTTTTTAACTCTTTAAGTTATGATAAAAATTAAGACTTATATTTTATTTTTCCAGAGGTATAAATGAAAAAATGTTAGAAAAATGGCAAATTAGAGAAATTGTAAAATCTGCACTTAAAGAAGATCTGCCTTTTGGAGATATAACTTCTGAAATTTTAATTCCTTCAAAACTTTATGGTAAAGCCTTTTTTTTAGCAAAGGAAAAACTTGTTGTGTGTGGTAAACCTGTTGTTGAAGAAGTTTTTAATCTAATAGATCCAGAAATAAAAATTATTTGGCAAGTTGAAGAAGGAAGTGAAGCTCCCGCTCAAACTAAATTAGGTTTTGTGGAGGGAAATATAAAAAGTATTCTAAAGGGAGAAAGAGTAGCTCTTAATTTTTTTCAACATCTCTGCGGTATTGCTACATATACCCGAAAAATTGTTCAAAAATTAGCTCCCTATTGTACTATAATTCTTGATACCAGAAAAACTCTTCCTGGATTAAAAATTCTTCAAAAATATGCTGTAAGAGTTGGAGGAGGTAAAAATCATAGATTTTCTCTCTCAGATGGGATATTAATAAAAGATAATCATATTAAAGCCTTAGGTGGAATAAAGGAAGTTATTAAAAAACTAAAAAATACTCCTCATTATCTCAAAGTTGAAATAGAAATTAAATCCTTTGAAGAACTGGAAATTCTTTTGAATTCTGAAGTTCCAGTTGACATAATTCTTTTAGATAACTTTCCTGCTGAAAAACTTAAAGAAGCAGTAAATATGATAAAATCTATTAAACCCCATATAAAAATTGAAGTTTCAGGAGGGATAACTCTTGAAAATATAGAGTCAATTGTTAAAACAGGAGTAGATTATATTTCTTCTGGAGCTTTAACTCATTCAGTTAAAGCTGTAGATATAAGTCTAAAGATTGATTCAATTTATAGTTATTAAAATAGAGGGGGCTTTAAAGCCCCTCTCTATCTTTTTAGAGATTAGCAAAGGTTTTTTCAAGAGGAGGAACAACTTCTTTCTTTCTGCTCATTACTCCAGGCAACCAAACACTTTTACCTTCTAATTTCTTACCAAAAGTAATCTCTATAATCTTAGGTTCATCAGTTATAACCATTAATTCTGTTCCCTCTTTCATAATATCTGTAAGCATAAGAACTACAGTATGATAAGCTCCTTCGCTTTTGATTTTATTTAATTCATTATAAATTTCTTCCAATCTTCCTTCTACCATTGCTAAATCTATAAGTTCAATTTGTCCTACTCCTACTTTTTTACCACTCATATTATAATCTTTAAAGTCTCTCATAATTATGTCTTTTGCTGTCATTCCAGATACATCAGAAAGTTTAGATTTAACTTCCACACCAAATTTAATTATATCATCTATACCCACAATTTTAGCAAGTTCTTCTGCTACTTCTTTATCCATAGGAGTAGTAGTAGCTGATTTAAATACTACAGTATCACTTAAAATTGAAGCTAAAAGAAGTCCTGCTAAATCCTTAGGAAGAGCAACTCCTGTTTTGTCGAAGAGAAATTTCAAAACAGTTGCTGTACATCCCACAGGAAAGTTTACAAAAAGTATAGGATTAGGAGTTGTTACATCTCCAATTTTGTGATGATCAACTACTGCTACAATTTCAGCTTTATCAATATTGTCTAAACTCTGAACCTTATCTGAATGATCAACTAAAGCAACTGTTTTACCTTCACCATCAGTTATAATTTCGGGAACCTTAGCACCAAATTTTTCCAATACAAATTTGGTTTCTGCATTAGGTTCTCCTTGAATTACAGGAACTGCTTCTTTATCAACTTTCATAATTTTACAACCTGAATTTTTCCACTCATTCAAAAGATAAGCAAATACAATAGCAGAGCAAACAGAATCTGTATCGGGTTTCTTGTGACCAACTACATAAATTACATGTTCCATATTACACCTCCTAAGTTTATTTTTTTTAAAT
The window above is part of the Thermodesulfobacterium geofontis OPF15 genome. Proteins encoded here:
- a CDS encoding SPOR domain-containing protein, whose amino-acid sequence is MEEKKVKIEVSRLALVFIILFGLSLLIWSFVIGVWVGTKIEKKAQKEEIVLEQPVPSQAPSTPPVVLSNETTPPPAPSVSNETTPPAPVKISPPPSSEKPVKEEIAKKEVPVEQKKKAKYQKKEVAKIATQIKEIPTVFYSVQIGAFSKKEIAEKLKDNAISKGYKAFMKEYKTNGEILYKVYVGKYSTKEEAKKYITQIAKDLNVEHPFVTEIK
- the argS gene encoding arginine--tRNA ligase; protein product: MIKRKIKELIEEAIKELFGEIGELVFEIEKPKKEIYGDYATNVALVLKNKLNFSPMEIANKLASKLKEKTPIFSQIDVVNPGFINFWISPQYYIENLKKILELKDEYGKIDLGKGKKVLIEFVSANPTGPLHIGHGRGAAYGDSLARVLNFTGYKVTKEYYINDKGTQMDILGESVYLRAKELSGENIQFPEDYYKGKYIYDIAKEVLNLYPDLIFMEKEKAIKVCKELAIKLILEDIKRDLENFGVFYDNWYSESSLYENSKVDKVLNILKEKGLIYEKEGALWFKATLFGDEKDRVLIRSNGEATYFTGDIAYHYEKFMERNFDIAINIWGADHHGYISRLKAALQAFGIDQERLKILLIQMVNLIESGEKKSMSTREGEFLELKELVKEVGVDATRFIFLSRSADSPLDFDLELAKKQSQENPVYYVQYAHARICSIFEKAKESGINEISWKNVDFKKINEKEEIELLKKFEEFQEVIESASQSLAPYKITYYLLELAKQFHEYYSKYRILTEDLSLTYARLGLCLACKIILKNGLELLGVSAPKKM
- a CDS encoding RluA family pseudouridine synthase, whose protein sequence is MKKLKKIPEIIYEDKYILVVYKPPGLVVQGTKRNEESLLKILKDFIKERDKKPGDIFLGVVHKLDKKVSGILVFAKRSKSAKRLFESFQKKEVIKLYIAKVEGILEGEGIWEDYLLWDNIKRRAIVLKRVSENAKKAITIYSTLYSLGKETFLLLMPFTGRKHQLRAVLSKKGYPIVGDTKYGSKRKILNGKAILLHSLYLSFPHPMSKERLEFWANIPDYFSFDVKYENKIFEIIKRMYKYWDGVKYKAIDVLK
- a CDS encoding AsmA family protein, whose protein sequence is MFKKVAFIFLGFFLFLILSFFLIILNFNYLLNNPQIKNRFSNFLKENYKIELNYDEIKVKILQKKAFIKNLSFKSPQYELFLPEGNFIFSLPKILKFNFIPKKIETKNAYLKIYKTEKPFRLKDLVETFSKLHPLYLNANNTNLDYETPSGWVKFRNLNLKLRVDKNQALYELTSKADLFESINFKGRFNYRNLFSENSLEIKNLNLSNLKKIAEYGILRTSLDIKSEIVFEKDTLNLAFVISNPYVFLKRAPSEKLLGGYIEGLIISNKAQTKIDLNPLIINYPKINGSLDLVKDKGGYKVLVNAKELNFSDIESLLIKIFPENKDVKEFLNVLRGGEFYHIKIETSGKNIEDIFQIKNLTLKANLKKGKIRISELPFDFEDIQGEISLEKGVLNFEGNASINKDVALKIKVLNLDFNKKNPDLFIEGNFYSSAKDFIDILSLFMENREYFKEYEFNGRLEGAIKLKGEITNIKGEIGLLLNNLLVKIPYYKKEILIEKGNLVYDFNKIFAKNIFLSSKDVYIKDLTGELSLKNLDIDMLAKEVWISQEFVEELSKKNEKIKDLISKYNVSFDGIYFDYLKYKDNLNFLKNKDSSEVDFLNKDLIAKGNVKNISFQVPYEKEIFDLKTENLPFQYEKGELTFDDTLVKVKDSFFKVRGKINNKKIVVEGNGELNKELKNKLEKFSNVFPEVSIKTPVKFKNFKVIYDNGTISYLGDHEISEHNLNLDLNQKKDYLSLNALFLDQTSDLKIQIKRQSNQTDIKANGKLELKDLSEVFDLKKHSFSGKLETSLNLSIPNKLETKNIKNLFDFYLTSHLISQDSYLKLDNLKYFYNGTPIFSVDLLGNFTEEKLKINDFALKWNSHQIKGDFTLSKKKNYLYLSGNLSGKDADLRKLIKKEKPSEKPKDIFQILDEIPLVININLHVDNLILPTSHQFENINGELIFDNRNKLLMVEIPNFHFCGLNGQAIYEKTSNSQYTFVEVFPSKGDFLDLFSCLYPEEMPEAILEGPYKLKGYFYAEGDKEKLIKKSEGVLEITSNKGYIYRVPVLAKVLAFLSPIDLFRGKVTNLENNLLEYEELSINTTIENSTLKLDNGFLSAIGFRLFGEGIVDLSKENLNLTFYVSPFKTIDVIIEKIPYLGKLILGKPRMLVYLPLQVTGSYRNYSIIPLHPSSIGKGIFDFIFRIFGIPEEFFQKAPQTKGLQKQKMLELKEKYEKIEENP
- the pdxA gene encoding 4-hydroxythreonine-4-phosphate dehydrogenase PdxA yields the protein MRFFKIAISMGCPAGIGPEIIVKALDYFKKENPSILKNIVIIGDKKVLLNISNNLGLSIPKEVEIDSLSHLDIIPGKPDLEGYKAMANYFKKAIELAKNKEIQAIVTAPISKEGLNKIGINYSGHTDWLAKEFNVDKYVMAFYGEKMIVSLVTIHIPLKEVFQNIDIEKIVNTARLSYGFLKKLKVENPKMAICGLNPHAGEGGILGDEEKTIIEKAVEKCKKDGIPLYGPYPSDSLFYWAYKGKFDLIIALYHDQGLIPFKLIHFEDGVNVTLGLPIIRTSPCHGTAYDIAGKGIANPKSFISAINLSLKLLSN
- the dnaK gene encoding molecular chaperone DnaK translates to MAGKTPIVGIDLGTTNSCVAILEGGEPKVIPNREGTRTTPSVVAFQENGEILVGLPAKRQAIINAENTIYGIKRLMGRKFNDPVVQEWRKRVPYKIVEAPNGDAHVEIRGKRYSPPEISAMILRKIKQDLEEYLGQEVKDVVITVPAYFDDTQRQATKDAGRIAGLNVIRIINEPTAACLAYGLEKKKEGLVAVFDLGGGTFDISILEIGEGVFEVKATSGDTFLGGEDFDMRIVDYIAEEFKKEHGIDLRKDKMALQRLKEAAEKAKIELSSTLETEINLPFITADASGPKHLIMKLTRAKLESLVEDLIDKLEEPCRIAMQDAGVTPKDISEVILIGGMTRMPRVQQKVKEIFGKEPVKGVNPDEVVAMGAAIQAGVLKGEVKDVLLLDVTPLSLGIETLGGVFTVIIPRGTTIPTRRSQIFTTATDNQTAVTIHVLQGERPMAKDNKSIARFDLVGIPPAPRGVPQIEVTFDIDADGILHVTAKDLGTGKEQSIVVRPSSGLTEEEIQRIIKEAEQFAEEDRRKKELAEARNQADSLIYSVEKTLRELGDKVPESLRKEVEEKITELKKVMEGEDINAIRKASDELTQASYRLAEMLYREKAHKATGTAEETGGSSKGKGKDDVIDADFEEMK